A part of Maridesulfovibrio hydrothermalis AM13 = DSM 14728 genomic DNA contains:
- a CDS encoding FprA family A-type flavoprotein encodes MRPVEIKDGVHWIGAVDWNCRNFHGYALSSKGTTYNAFYIEDEKKVLVDTVPAEFESQFICSLSHLTKLEEIDYIVVNHLEPDHAGCLARMVELCKPEKIFVSPMGGKALNTFFNCEDWPVHVIKPGEEVSIGKRTLRFYETRMLHWPDNMFTYVPEEKILFTSDAFGQNWATSERFADEVSKEVVDDLMTQYFANIITPYAPKVAKTIETFQGLNLELDMVCPDHGLMFRGDDVGYALEKYKELAAQIPKNKAVIFYDSMWKSTERMANAIASGIASEGVSVRVMSVKANHHSDIMSEVFESAAVVIGSPTHNNGILPGMADALTYVKGLRPQGKIGACFGSFGWSGECVKILGDWLEKMNMEIIEPGIKAKNRPDHDTLKDCFEMGVNIAKAVKEKTGK; translated from the coding sequence GTGAGACCTGTTGAAATTAAAGATGGAGTGCATTGGATTGGAGCTGTAGATTGGAATTGCCGTAACTTTCACGGCTACGCCCTTTCCTCCAAAGGAACCACCTACAATGCCTTTTATATTGAAGATGAGAAAAAAGTTCTGGTGGACACTGTTCCAGCAGAATTTGAGAGCCAGTTCATCTGCTCACTCTCACACCTCACCAAACTTGAAGAGATCGACTACATTGTAGTCAATCACCTTGAGCCGGACCACGCAGGCTGCCTTGCACGCATGGTTGAACTCTGTAAGCCTGAGAAAATTTTCGTATCCCCCATGGGCGGCAAGGCATTGAATACTTTCTTCAACTGCGAAGACTGGCCTGTGCATGTAATCAAGCCCGGTGAAGAGGTTTCCATCGGTAAAAGAACCCTGCGTTTCTACGAAACCAGAATGCTGCACTGGCCTGATAACATGTTCACATATGTTCCCGAGGAGAAAATACTCTTCACCAGTGATGCATTCGGTCAGAACTGGGCCACAAGTGAACGCTTTGCCGATGAAGTAAGCAAAGAAGTTGTTGACGACCTCATGACTCAGTACTTTGCCAACATCATCACTCCCTATGCACCCAAAGTTGCAAAGACCATTGAAACATTTCAGGGCCTCAACCTTGAACTGGACATGGTCTGCCCTGATCACGGTCTCATGTTCAGAGGTGATGATGTAGGCTACGCTCTTGAAAAATACAAAGAGCTGGCTGCGCAGATTCCCAAAAACAAGGCTGTCATTTTCTACGACTCCATGTGGAAATCCACCGAGCGCATGGCTAACGCCATTGCCTCCGGAATTGCATCTGAAGGCGTAAGCGTCCGTGTCATGTCTGTCAAAGCCAACCATCACAGCGATATCATGAGCGAAGTTTTTGAATCTGCTGCTGTTGTCATCGGTTCACCGACTCACAACAACGGCATTCTGCCCGGCATGGCTGACGCTCTCACTTATGTGAAGGGACTCAGACCACAGGGTAAAATCGGTGCCTGCTTCGGTTCATTCGGCTGGTCCGGCGAGTGTGTTAAAATTCTCGGCGACTGGCTTGAAAAGATGAATATGGAGATTATCGAACCCGGCATCAAAGCAAAGAACCGTCCTGATCACGACACTCTTAAAGATTGTTTTGAAATGGGCGTTAACATTGCCAAAGCTGTTAAAGAAAAAACCGGTAAATAG
- the rbr gene encoding rubrerythrin has product MSGLKGSRTEKNILTAFAGESQARNRYTYFASQAKKEGFVQISKVFEETANQEKEHAKRLFKLLEGGEVEVSASFPAGVVGTTVENLMAAAGGEREEWEHMYPGFAKIAEEEGFTSIAAIFRAIAVAEEFHEKRYLALAKNIEDGKVFKKDTPVMWQCQNCGYIHQNDTALKQCPACAHAQAHFQLVCENW; this is encoded by the coding sequence ATGTCCGGACTTAAAGGTTCACGTACAGAAAAAAACATTCTGACCGCGTTTGCAGGTGAGTCTCAGGCCCGCAACCGCTACACCTATTTCGCCTCTCAGGCTAAAAAAGAAGGCTTTGTACAAATTTCTAAAGTCTTTGAAGAAACAGCCAATCAAGAAAAAGAACATGCAAAACGCCTCTTTAAACTCCTTGAAGGCGGCGAAGTTGAAGTCAGTGCATCTTTTCCTGCCGGCGTAGTCGGCACAACAGTTGAGAACCTGATGGCAGCAGCAGGCGGAGAGAGAGAAGAATGGGAACACATGTATCCCGGATTCGCAAAAATTGCTGAAGAGGAAGGCTTTACTTCCATTGCCGCTATATTCAGAGCAATCGCAGTTGCAGAAGAATTTCACGAAAAACGTTACCTCGCCCTCGCTAAGAACATCGAAGATGGTAAGGTTTTTAAAAAGGACACACCAGTGATGTGGCAATGTCAGAACTGTGGTTACATCCATCAGAATGACACAGCTCTCAAACAATGTCCTGCATGCGCTCATGCACAAGCACACTTCCAGCTGGTCTGTGAGAACTGGTAG
- a CDS encoding phage regulatory CII family protein has product MSEKIEKAIQDLVINGPMPVEDLAQKLDKSPKTLIREVNPDDKKAKLGAETLVEIMRITGGVDLLKLMAEELDCTVESSD; this is encoded by the coding sequence ATGTCAGAAAAAATTGAAAAAGCAATTCAGGATCTCGTAATCAACGGGCCTATGCCCGTAGAAGACCTCGCTCAAAAGTTAGATAAAAGCCCGAAAACCTTGATTCGGGAAGTCAACCCCGATGATAAAAAGGCAAAGCTCGGAGCGGAAACTCTGGTGGAGATAATGCGTATTACCGGAGGAGTTGATCTTCTTAAACTTATGGCAGAAGAGCTTGATTGTACTGTCGAGTCCTCTGATTAA
- a CDS encoding inorganic phosphate transporter, with the protein MDIYDLFFYMSLFAGFMMAFNLGANDVANSMASAVGAKAISIKQAVFIAGTLNFVGAVFLGSQVTATVSKGIINPAAIADPKIIMIGMFSALLAAGVWVLISTLTALPVSSTHSIVGAILGFGLVAGGPDVVNWLKMVGIVMSWIISPFFAATIAFLIFSHIRKTILFKKDFIHQAKKWAPIWMGMTVLLISLSFLYKTPVGKDLHLPFLGSLALGFAISGVVWFIGRIAMNKMVGDPEEGAEAVERTFRKLQVGTSCYVALSQGANDVANAIGPVAAIYLISKEHVLLANADVPLELLVMGGLGIAIGISLLGHKVMGTVGSKITVLTNTRGFAVDFGAASTVLAASNLGLPVSSTHAAVGAVVGVGLARGFSAVNFKILGRIVLYWVLTVPIAALTSIVIFSLLRWAFI; encoded by the coding sequence ATGGATATCTATGATCTGTTCTTTTACATGTCCCTGTTTGCAGGGTTCATGATGGCATTCAACCTCGGTGCCAATGATGTGGCCAACTCCATGGCCTCCGCCGTAGGTGCGAAAGCTATCAGTATCAAACAGGCTGTGTTCATTGCAGGAACACTTAACTTCGTGGGCGCGGTTTTTCTAGGCTCGCAAGTTACTGCAACTGTAAGTAAAGGTATTATCAACCCTGCTGCAATCGCTGACCCAAAGATCATAATGATCGGGATGTTTTCAGCACTGCTTGCTGCCGGTGTATGGGTGCTGATATCGACCCTTACAGCTCTGCCCGTATCCTCCACCCACTCCATTGTGGGTGCTATTCTCGGATTCGGACTGGTTGCCGGAGGTCCTGATGTCGTCAACTGGCTGAAAATGGTCGGCATTGTAATGTCCTGGATTATTTCGCCGTTTTTTGCAGCAACCATTGCATTCCTGATCTTCTCACATATCAGAAAGACTATTCTATTTAAGAAAGACTTCATACATCAGGCCAAAAAATGGGCTCCGATCTGGATGGGAATGACTGTTCTTCTTATTTCCCTTTCCTTTTTATACAAAACCCCGGTAGGAAAAGATTTACACTTACCCTTTTTAGGGTCACTTGCCCTGGGCTTTGCCATTTCCGGGGTTGTATGGTTCATTGGAAGGATTGCAATGAACAAAATGGTCGGCGATCCTGAGGAAGGTGCTGAAGCTGTGGAAAGAACCTTCCGCAAACTTCAGGTTGGAACATCCTGTTATGTCGCCCTGTCACAGGGAGCCAATGATGTTGCCAACGCCATCGGACCAGTTGCTGCAATTTATCTGATCTCAAAAGAGCATGTACTGCTTGCCAATGCCGATGTCCCTCTTGAACTTTTAGTTATGGGCGGACTCGGTATTGCTATCGGTATTTCCCTGCTGGGCCATAAGGTTATGGGGACTGTGGGATCAAAGATAACCGTACTGACCAACACCAGAGGATTTGCCGTTGACTTCGGAGCGGCTTCCACTGTACTGGCAGCGTCCAATCTGGGACTGCCTGTTTCATCTACCCACGCTGCGGTAGGTGCTGTTGTCGGTGTAGGACTTGCCCGAGGATTTTCAGCTGTAAACTTTAAAATCCTCGGTCGGATAGTTCTGTACTGGGTTCTGACAGTTCCCATTGCAGCACTGACAAGTATTGTAATATTCAGCCTGCTCAGATGGGCTTTCATCTAA
- a CDS encoding DUF47 domain-containing protein, translating to MNFRIPFLGLIVNKNPMDGLVKHYDKIAECIQIINDSVECYVVGNNTCKEFGDLIEQIDTVESQADKIKRSIRNHLPHSMFMSVDKTLFFNYTRSQDNVLDNAQEALHWLAMRKVAIPEEYQKDLILLLSEVNDTTTNLGPALKATIDLIDGKSIDREATKNKFRRVRKHYARAVELRKELTNKIYNSDMDFKDIYQLMHFVDCLNEMAHEAEGCADILRAMIAR from the coding sequence ATGAATTTTCGTATTCCTTTTCTAGGTCTTATTGTGAACAAGAATCCCATGGACGGACTGGTTAAACATTATGACAAAATCGCTGAGTGCATTCAGATTATCAACGATTCCGTTGAATGCTATGTAGTCGGAAACAATACCTGCAAAGAATTCGGTGACCTCATCGAACAGATCGACACTGTTGAGAGCCAGGCTGACAAGATCAAAAGATCTATCCGTAATCACCTGCCGCACTCCATGTTCATGTCTGTGGATAAAACCCTGTTCTTCAACTACACCCGCAGTCAGGATAACGTTCTGGACAACGCTCAGGAAGCTCTGCACTGGCTCGCCATGCGCAAAGTTGCCATCCCTGAAGAATACCAGAAAGACCTGATTCTGCTGTTGTCTGAAGTCAATGACACAACCACAAATCTAGGTCCGGCTCTTAAGGCTACCATCGACCTGATTGACGGCAAATCAATTGACCGCGAAGCAACCAAGAACAAGTTCAGAAGAGTCCGCAAACATTACGCCAGAGCAGTGGAGCTAAGAAAAGAACTGACCAACAAAATCTATAATTCCGATATGGATTTCAAAGATATCTACCAGCTTATGCATTTCGTAGACTGCCTGAACGAAATGGCACACGAAGCAGAAGGATGCGCAGATATCCTCAGAGCCATGATTGCCAGATAA
- a CDS encoding LytR/AlgR family response regulator transcription factor — MPSLKTLILHMDAEVRSTIRKSLSGEKIVRVLGETVNADEALELHKAVGYGIIFLGLEYEEGISGIELAQALGSSKHKPGLIFIAEDETKAYLAFELGAVDYLIWPPDEDRMAKTIERILRFKSHFREVPEPSDWKDSGSGVEIGEETLQLSLGEDEQDRFLSALKNAWDFSQTRQPEIEKLPVNQDGRMILIPYTQIIFVEAYEDYSYVHTANQKFLTSHRLKNLEERLEPHSFFRVHRKYLVNLEMVTEIASLPGSNFMLRTAGRTRIELPISRRRIGKLKQILGM; from the coding sequence TTGCCCAGTCTTAAGACTCTTATTCTTCATATGGATGCGGAAGTCCGCTCTACTATCCGCAAAAGTCTGAGCGGAGAGAAAATTGTCCGTGTGCTGGGCGAAACGGTCAACGCCGATGAAGCTCTTGAACTGCATAAAGCAGTGGGCTACGGTATTATCTTTCTGGGCCTTGAATATGAAGAAGGTATCAGTGGAATCGAATTGGCTCAAGCTTTAGGTTCCAGTAAGCATAAACCGGGTCTGATTTTCATAGCTGAGGATGAGACCAAGGCATATCTGGCCTTTGAACTCGGTGCAGTTGATTATCTTATCTGGCCGCCTGACGAAGACCGCATGGCCAAGACTATTGAGCGTATTTTAAGGTTTAAAAGTCATTTCAGGGAAGTTCCGGAGCCGTCTGACTGGAAGGATTCCGGTAGCGGCGTTGAGATCGGAGAGGAGACTTTGCAGCTCTCTCTCGGAGAAGATGAACAGGACCGCTTTCTTTCCGCTCTTAAAAATGCATGGGATTTTTCCCAGACCCGCCAGCCGGAGATAGAAAAGCTTCCGGTCAATCAGGACGGGCGCATGATTCTCATCCCCTACACTCAGATCATATTTGTGGAAGCCTACGAAGATTATTCCTATGTACATACGGCTAACCAGAAGTTTCTGACTTCCCATAGATTAAAGAACCTCGAAGAACGCCTTGAACCTCACAGTTTTTTCAGAGTACATCGCAAGTATCTGGTTAATCTGGAAATGGTTACCGAAATTGCTTCCCTGCCGGGCAGTAACTTCATGCTCAGAACCGCAGGGCGTACCCGAATTGAACTGCCTATCAGCAGAAGGCGTATCGGCAAACTCAAACAGATTCTGGGGATGTGA
- a CDS encoding Fur family transcriptional regulator yields the protein MKVGQRRSKQRELILEELKGLTCHPTADELYELVRKRITNISLGTVYRNLELLAANGVILKIETGGKNRFDGTAEPHPHIRCTQCGRVADVKHHIEAPSLDESQSRGYQVQGCSIEYFGLCPDCKMSSH from the coding sequence ATGAAAGTAGGACAAAGAAGATCAAAGCAAAGGGAACTCATCCTTGAGGAACTCAAAGGATTAACCTGCCATCCCACAGCCGATGAGCTGTATGAGCTGGTTCGTAAAAGGATTACTAATATCAGTCTCGGTACTGTATACAGAAACCTTGAGCTGCTCGCGGCTAACGGAGTTATTCTCAAAATTGAGACCGGTGGAAAAAACAGGTTTGACGGGACTGCTGAGCCGCATCCCCATATCAGGTGCACTCAGTGCGGACGGGTTGCAGATGTCAAACATCATATAGAAGCGCCGAGTCTGGACGAGTCCCAATCCAGAGGATATCAGGTTCAGGGGTGCTCTATTGAGTATTTCGGGCTTTGTCCCGACTGCAAAATGAGCAGCCACTAA
- a CDS encoding DVU0298 family protein, with protein sequence MAVGRKIKKTVMEALTAENWEQEFSHLMEVHSMQTLIAPLFSSLCASTVIARWHGITCFGKVVSRMVAEDTPRARIVMRRMTWMLNEESGGCAWGAPEAMGEITAASDLMADEYGRILLSYIHEAEGRPENYLEFTTLLRGALWGVARLAQDRPDIAAPATDDLIGFLQNPDAVIVGTACWGLGGLKSSKSVKPLEGLVDNDTVIEIYKDCSLQSVTVGKMAQDALDEISQGINKT encoded by the coding sequence ATGGCAGTAGGACGAAAGATTAAAAAAACTGTAATGGAAGCCCTCACAGCTGAAAACTGGGAACAGGAATTTTCGCATCTCATGGAAGTCCATTCCATGCAGACTCTTATTGCTCCTCTTTTTTCATCTCTTTGTGCTTCCACTGTGATAGCGCGCTGGCACGGTATCACATGCTTCGGAAAAGTAGTTTCCCGCATGGTTGCAGAAGATACGCCGCGGGCTAGAATTGTCATGCGCCGAATGACATGGATGCTGAACGAAGAATCGGGAGGATGTGCATGGGGAGCGCCTGAAGCAATGGGAGAGATCACCGCTGCAAGTGATCTTATGGCCGATGAATACGGAAGAATCCTTTTAAGTTACATTCACGAAGCAGAAGGCAGACCGGAAAACTACCTTGAATTCACGACCCTGCTCAGGGGAGCGTTGTGGGGAGTGGCAAGGCTGGCTCAAGACAGGCCCGACATAGCTGCACCTGCCACTGATGACCTGATAGGTTTTCTGCAAAACCCTGACGCTGTGATTGTCGGTACTGCCTGCTGGGGACTTGGTGGATTAAAGTCTTCAAAATCTGTCAAACCTCTTGAAGGTTTGGTAGATAATGATACTGTTATTGAAATTTATAAAGACTGCTCGCTGCAATCAGTAACAGTCGGAAAGATGGCACAGGATGCCCTGGATGAAATTTCTCAGGGAATAAACAAAACTTAA
- a CDS encoding rubredoxin, producing the protein MAEPKDMYQCQVSNCGFIYNPDKGDRKGKIPKGVPFAELPEDWKCPICGATKKSFKSLG; encoded by the coding sequence ATGGCTGAACCTAAAGATATGTACCAGTGTCAGGTAAGTAACTGCGGCTTTATCTACAACCCTGATAAAGGTGACAGGAAAGGCAAAATCCCCAAAGGTGTTCCATTTGCAGAGCTGCCCGAGGATTGGAAATGTCCGATCTGCGGAGCAACCAAAAAATCATTTAAATCACTAGGTTAA
- a CDS encoding HAMP domain-containing sensor histidine kinase, which produces MKILLWGWTIMLCALMLTFWFYYETVSEELTSSGRQNTTRLMKFVRWKISHSDESPGTSAFQKEVTELGQHLGVRITYIKDGRVLADSDVEEDRLPELDDHSDRPEVIAAEASGTGKDTRYSKTLQTRMLYVAKTMNKDGEFIRLAMPYSVIGERLNRVKLHFSILLLLIAAGSALTLRFIGKRTSSAVKEVSSTAQAIGEGDYNKRIRVIPGGEYQMMADSINNMASKIQGHIRIIEDQRNQLDAMFENMKEGIMVLDPEGKIESVNRSMTEIAPQTQEYIGRMPLEILTRHEIQDAVDKILKQNSGNDSDSLILDFADGRSMNVTICPYEDYKSRRKLILVFHDISDVRRIEKVLRDFVSNASHQLRTPLTSIKGYAETLIDNPPEDKKVLKNFLGTILDNANHMSKVITGMFALARSEYSGRKLRTKPTDLQKCMAHSISNLNSFAAKKNIRIQKDHIPQVMVSGTAEGLVQVFDNLIENGVKYAPENSTIRIQAELKDGFAVTRIVDEGPGIAEADRDRIFERFFKLDENAVGNGSSGLGLALCRSLVRNFNGDIWVESPADAENATGSSFCVKLLLTEDTRPDAQTKNGS; this is translated from the coding sequence ATGAAAATTCTGCTTTGGGGATGGACGATTATGCTCTGTGCCCTGATGCTGACTTTTTGGTTTTACTATGAAACCGTTTCTGAAGAGTTGACTAGCTCCGGCAGACAAAACACCACTAGATTAATGAAATTTGTGCGCTGGAAAATCAGCCATAGTGATGAATCTCCCGGCACATCTGCATTCCAGAAGGAAGTCACCGAACTGGGACAGCATCTCGGAGTCAGAATTACATATATAAAGGATGGAAGGGTTCTGGCTGACTCTGATGTTGAAGAAGACAGACTTCCTGAACTTGACGACCATTCTGACCGCCCGGAAGTCATTGCCGCCGAAGCCAGCGGCACAGGCAAAGACACCCGCTACAGCAAAACCCTGCAAACCCGCATGCTATACGTAGCCAAAACCATGAATAAAGATGGAGAATTTATCCGTCTTGCCATGCCCTATTCTGTTATCGGGGAAAGACTGAACCGGGTTAAACTCCATTTTTCAATCTTACTTCTACTCATTGCCGCCGGTTCTGCCCTTACACTTAGGTTTATCGGCAAACGCACCAGTTCAGCAGTTAAAGAAGTTTCATCCACCGCTCAGGCCATTGGGGAAGGCGACTATAACAAGCGCATCAGAGTCATCCCCGGCGGTGAATATCAAATGATGGCTGACTCCATTAATAATATGGCCAGCAAAATTCAGGGTCATATCCGCATTATCGAAGACCAGAGAAATCAACTTGATGCCATGTTTGAAAACATGAAAGAAGGCATCATGGTTCTTGATCCTGAAGGAAAAATTGAATCCGTTAACCGCTCCATGACCGAAATAGCTCCGCAAACTCAGGAATACATAGGCCGGATGCCTCTGGAAATTCTGACCCGCCATGAAATTCAGGATGCGGTTGATAAAATCCTTAAGCAAAACAGCGGTAATGATTCCGACTCACTTATTCTGGACTTTGCTGACGGCCGGTCCATGAACGTAACCATCTGCCCCTACGAAGACTACAAAAGCCGGCGCAAACTCATTCTTGTTTTTCACGACATCAGTGACGTGCGCCGCATCGAAAAAGTGCTTAGAGACTTTGTATCTAATGCATCGCATCAACTGCGCACCCCGCTGACCAGCATTAAAGGCTACGCGGAAACCCTTATCGACAATCCTCCGGAAGACAAAAAGGTTCTCAAAAATTTCCTCGGCACTATTCTTGATAATGCCAACCATATGTCCAAAGTCATTACCGGAATGTTTGCCTTGGCGCGCAGTGAATATTCGGGCAGGAAGCTGCGCACAAAACCGACGGACCTGCAAAAATGCATGGCTCACAGCATCAGTAACCTCAACTCTTTTGCAGCAAAAAAAAATATCAGGATTCAGAAAGACCATATCCCTCAAGTTATGGTTAGCGGAACCGCCGAAGGGCTGGTTCAGGTTTTCGACAACCTGATTGAAAACGGTGTGAAATATGCTCCTGAAAACAGCACCATCCGAATTCAGGCTGAACTTAAAGACGGATTTGCAGTCACTAGAATTGTTGACGAAGGACCGGGTATTGCCGAAGCTGACCGGGACCGGATATTTGAAAGATTTTTCAAGCTTGATGAAAACGCTGTGGGAAACGGCAGTTCAGGACTTGGACTTGCCTTATGCCGCAGCCTCGTACGTAACTTCAACGGCGACATCTGGGTGGAAAGCCCCGCTGACGCAGAAAATGCAACCGGATCTTCATTCTGTGTAAAGCTTCTTTTAACAGAAGATACAAGACCGGACGCACAAACGAAAAATGGTTCATAA
- the acs gene encoding acetate--CoA ligase yields MDHNETLDSLLHEERVFRPLPQMMIEAGVNPQDLRAARELADTDLSAYWEEAAEELDWFTKWEKVLDDSEPPDYRWFTGARCNIVYNALDRHIETVNKNRLALIWEGEPGDSRQFTYYELYRAVNRFANGLKSLGVSKGDRVVLYMPQLPETVISMLACARIGAVHSLVFSGFSARLLRERVREIHPKVVVTVDGFYRNGQVIRLKEEVDRALIDTPAEILESVVVVHRANVDVDMDSARDYWYEDLVRHERPHAPAEIMAADDPLFILHTSSTSGKSKGVIHSHGGYMVGVHRTFKWVFDLKPTDIFWCAADPGWITGHSYLVYGPLLAGTTTVMYEGHSLYPQADRMWNIISKYGVTIFYTSPTQVRTLMRFGHRYPEQHDLSTLRILGAVGEPFNPEAWIWLHKNIGKGQCPVLDTWWQTETGMIMISPMPVSVLKPGSVTRPLPGIDADIVDIEGKSVPEGKGGFLVIKKPWPAMFIGVLGDEHVIRDHYWGRFPGMFYAGDVARKDEDGYFWIQGRADDVLNISGHRIGTAEVESALTSHPHVAEAVVVGVADKIKGQVAKAFVTLNYDVVETDDELHSELKSHIHRELGPIVIIRSIEFLDELPKTSSGKIKRSALK; encoded by the coding sequence GTGGATCATAACGAAACACTGGACAGCCTGCTGCACGAAGAACGGGTTTTCAGACCTCTGCCGCAAATGATGATTGAGGCTGGTGTTAATCCGCAGGATCTACGCGCCGCCCGTGAACTTGCGGATACTGATCTCAGTGCCTATTGGGAAGAAGCCGCCGAAGAGCTGGACTGGTTTACCAAGTGGGAAAAAGTCCTTGATGACTCCGAGCCGCCGGATTACCGGTGGTTCACCGGAGCGCGCTGTAATATTGTCTACAACGCCCTTGACCGTCACATTGAAACGGTAAATAAAAACCGCCTTGCCCTTATATGGGAAGGTGAGCCGGGCGATTCACGCCAGTTTACATATTATGAACTTTACCGGGCTGTGAACCGGTTTGCCAATGGACTTAAATCTCTCGGGGTAAGCAAAGGTGATCGCGTGGTCCTGTATATGCCGCAGCTCCCTGAAACGGTTATATCCATGCTGGCCTGCGCCCGTATCGGAGCTGTGCATTCTCTTGTCTTTTCGGGATTTTCTGCACGACTTCTGCGGGAAAGAGTCCGTGAAATACATCCTAAGGTTGTGGTTACCGTGGACGGGTTTTACCGAAACGGTCAGGTCATCCGCTTAAAAGAGGAAGTTGACCGCGCCCTTATTGATACTCCGGCAGAAATACTTGAATCTGTTGTTGTGGTTCATCGCGCCAATGTTGACGTGGATATGGATTCCGCCCGAGACTATTGGTATGAGGATTTAGTCCGTCATGAAAGGCCCCATGCTCCCGCTGAAATCATGGCGGCAGATGATCCGCTTTTTATCCTGCATACTTCCAGCACCAGCGGTAAGTCTAAGGGTGTGATCCATTCACACGGTGGCTATATGGTGGGCGTGCACCGGACTTTCAAATGGGTTTTTGACCTCAAGCCGACAGATATTTTCTGGTGCGCTGCCGATCCGGGCTGGATTACAGGGCACAGTTATCTTGTTTACGGTCCGCTTCTGGCCGGAACAACCACGGTTATGTATGAGGGGCACTCCCTGTATCCTCAGGCTGACCGCATGTGGAATATTATTTCCAAATACGGGGTCACGATTTTTTATACTTCCCCCACTCAGGTCAGGACATTGATGCGTTTCGGTCACCGTTACCCCGAACAGCACGACCTTTCCACCCTGCGTATTTTAGGAGCGGTGGGCGAACCGTTCAACCCTGAGGCCTGGATCTGGCTGCACAAGAATATCGGCAAGGGCCAGTGTCCGGTGCTTGATACATGGTGGCAGACGGAAACCGGTATGATCATGATCAGCCCCATGCCCGTGTCAGTGCTTAAACCAGGTTCGGTCACTAGGCCGCTGCCCGGTATCGATGCTGATATCGTGGACATTGAAGGCAAGTCCGTACCTGAAGGAAAGGGCGGCTTTCTTGTGATCAAAAAGCCTTGGCCGGCCATGTTTATCGGGGTTCTCGGTGACGAGCATGTGATCAGGGATCATTATTGGGGGCGTTTTCCGGGGATGTTTTATGCCGGGGATGTGGCCCGTAAGGATGAGGACGGATATTTCTGGATTCAGGGCAGGGCGGATGATGTGCTTAATATTTCCGGTCATCGCATCGGTACTGCCGAGGTGGAAAGCGCGCTGACCAGCCATCCGCATGTTGCCGAAGCTGTTGTTGTCGGGGTGGCGGATAAGATTAAGGGACAGGTTGCCAAGGCTTTTGTGACTTTAAATTATGATGTGGTCGAAACCGATGACGAACTGCATAGCGAACTTAAAAGTCATATCCACCGCGAACTCGGTCCTATTGTAATTATTCGCAGCATTGAATTTCTTGATGAACTGCCCAAGACCTCCAGCGGTAAGATAAAAAGATCTGCACTGAAGTAG
- a CDS encoding desulfoferrodoxin encodes MAELYEVYKCEGCGNITMVIHDGAGNLACCGSDMILMTENTVDAAKEKHVPVIKKTDDGYLVKVGEVAHPMDEKHYIEWIELTCGQARYFKQLSPGDTPEAEFCACKTCSGPVVARAYCNLHGLWKA; translated from the coding sequence ATGGCTGAATTATACGAAGTTTATAAATGTGAAGGATGCGGAAATATCACTATGGTTATTCATGACGGCGCGGGCAACCTTGCCTGTTGCGGCTCTGATATGATCCTCATGACTGAAAATACTGTAGATGCTGCAAAAGAAAAACACGTTCCGGTCATCAAAAAAACTGATGACGGCTACCTCGTCAAAGTCGGCGAAGTTGCACATCCAATGGACGAAAAGCACTACATAGAATGGATTGAGCTTACCTGCGGCCAAGCCCGCTATTTTAAACAGCTCAGCCCGGGAGATACTCCCGAAGCAGAATTCTGTGCATGTAAAACTTGCAGCGGACCGGTAGTTGCACGTGCATACTGTAACCTGCACGGCCTCTGGAAAGCGTAA
- the rd gene encoding rubredoxin, with the protein MKYVCTLCGWVYDPAEGDADGGIAPGTKFEDLPDDWECPVCGASKEDFDPED; encoded by the coding sequence ATGAAATACGTATGTACTCTTTGCGGATGGGTATATGACCCCGCTGAAGGTGACGCTGACGGCGGCATCGCTCCCGGAACTAAATTTGAAGATCTTCCTGATGATTGGGAATGCCCGGTCTGCGGGGCTTCCAAGGAAGATTTCGATCCTGAGGATTAG